The Microbacterium paraoxydans genome includes a window with the following:
- a CDS encoding quinone oxidoreductase family protein codes for MARAIVYTEFGSPAVLHLMEVPDPVPVRGEALVRIEAAGANPIDAKLRGGKRPSAPITEPRPVGFDGAGVIEVLGEGVDGFEVGDRVAIRDTLGTYASALAVEADKLVKLPDAVTAAEGAAIGIPAGTAYQSLRSLAVTADDVLLVHAGSGAVGQAAVQFAVAWGATVIATASPARHDQLRELGAIPVTYGDGLLDRVRAAAPSPVTVVLDCAGTDEAIETSLALVADRDRIATIVRGPDAADFGIRAFSGGSPEPLTPQELEWRAEALQKTVDLLAAGDFTIELGPELPLAEAARAHELMETGAASGKIILVP; via the coding sequence ATGGCCCGCGCGATCGTCTACACCGAGTTCGGATCCCCCGCTGTCCTCCACCTGATGGAGGTGCCTGACCCCGTGCCCGTCCGCGGCGAAGCGCTGGTGCGCATCGAGGCGGCCGGCGCCAACCCCATCGACGCCAAGCTCCGCGGCGGCAAGCGCCCCTCCGCGCCGATCACCGAGCCGCGTCCGGTCGGGTTCGACGGCGCGGGAGTCATCGAGGTGCTGGGCGAAGGCGTCGACGGGTTCGAGGTCGGCGACCGCGTCGCGATCCGCGACACGCTCGGGACCTACGCCTCCGCCCTCGCGGTCGAGGCCGACAAGCTCGTGAAGCTCCCGGACGCCGTCACCGCGGCCGAGGGGGCGGCGATCGGCATCCCCGCCGGCACCGCCTATCAGTCCCTCCGCTCGCTCGCCGTGACGGCCGACGACGTGCTCCTCGTGCACGCGGGCTCTGGTGCGGTCGGCCAGGCCGCCGTGCAGTTCGCGGTCGCCTGGGGCGCGACCGTGATCGCCACCGCGAGCCCCGCCCGGCACGACCAGCTCCGCGAGCTCGGCGCGATCCCCGTGACCTACGGCGACGGCCTGCTCGACCGCGTCCGCGCCGCGGCCCCCTCCCCCGTGACCGTCGTCCTGGACTGCGCAGGCACCGACGAGGCGATCGAGACCTCCCTCGCCCTGGTCGCCGACCGCGACCGCATCGCGACCATCGTCCGCGGTCCCGACGCGGCCGACTTCGGCATCCGGGCGTTCTCCGGCGGCTCGCCCGAGCCGCTCACGCCGCAGGAGCTGGAGTGGCGCGCCGAGGCGCTGCAGAAGACGGTCGACCTGCTGGCCGCGGGCGACTTCACCATCGAGCTCGGCCCGGAGCTGCCTCTCGCCGAGGCGGCGCGGGCCCATGAGCTCATGGAGACCGGCGCCGCCTCGGGGAAGATCATCCTCGTCCCCTGA
- a CDS encoding alkylhydroperoxidase domain protein produces MTAADTVLRHDDAPYPDAFTRAEVGWTPHLAPLAEEDLTPRHLDGLVDAARAKNEYFRLLARDPEVLRARTLVDKDIFYNTAEGLPRAERELAATAASRRNGCVFCASVHSRFAAHHGKRPEDVDALLAEGVDADLGERWNAIVAAAVALTDTPRVFGAAHIARLRAAGLDDLEIADVVHGAAFFNWANRLMLSLGRPVAPA; encoded by the coding sequence ATGACCGCCGCCGACACCGTGCTCCGGCACGACGACGCCCCCTATCCCGACGCCTTCACCCGCGCCGAGGTCGGCTGGACGCCGCACCTCGCGCCGCTGGCGGAGGAGGATCTCACCCCGCGACACCTCGATGGCCTCGTTGACGCCGCCCGCGCGAAGAACGAGTACTTCCGGCTGCTCGCGCGCGACCCCGAGGTGCTCCGCGCACGCACCCTCGTCGACAAGGACATCTTCTACAACACCGCGGAGGGGCTCCCGCGCGCGGAGCGGGAGCTCGCGGCCACCGCCGCCTCCCGCCGCAACGGCTGCGTCTTCTGCGCGTCGGTGCACTCCCGGTTCGCGGCGCATCACGGCAAGCGGCCGGAGGACGTCGACGCGCTCCTCGCCGAGGGCGTGGACGCGGACCTCGGGGAGCGCTGGAACGCGATCGTCGCCGCCGCGGTCGCGCTGACCGACACGCCCCGCGTGTTCGGAGCCGCGCACATCGCCCGCCTCCGTGCGGCCGGACTGGACGACCTGGAGATCGCGGACGTCGTGCACGGCGCGGCCTTCTTCAACTGGGCGAACCGGCTGATGCTCTCGCTCGGCCGCCCTGTCGCTCCCGCCTGA
- a CDS encoding CMD domain protein: MTADIVDQLTGVTPELDALRRRRPVTREQLQASFDALFHPVSAEHVSLAERALIAAFATALAGADDPTAEFYAGKAREIDPERAAIVAREAEAAATTGPFGAYTERGLEAESTDGARYVPDEAASAALGERLAAALAHTHLLVFRPREASGADLGRLHDAGWSTDGIVTLSQLVSFLAFQQRVVTGLRVLQDAGLTATATATDTAADTDTDEEAA; the protein is encoded by the coding sequence ATGACCGCCGACATCGTCGACCAGCTGACGGGGGTGACGCCGGAGCTGGATGCGCTGCGTCGTCGCCGCCCCGTGACCAGGGAGCAGCTCCAGGCGAGCTTCGACGCGCTGTTCCACCCGGTCTCCGCGGAGCACGTCTCGCTCGCCGAGCGCGCGCTCATCGCGGCGTTCGCGACCGCTCTCGCCGGTGCCGACGACCCCACGGCGGAGTTCTACGCCGGAAAGGCCCGCGAGATCGACCCGGAGCGCGCCGCGATCGTCGCCCGGGAGGCCGAGGCCGCCGCGACCACCGGACCGTTCGGCGCCTACACCGAACGCGGGCTGGAGGCCGAGAGCACCGACGGCGCGCGGTACGTGCCGGACGAGGCGGCGTCGGCTGCCCTGGGGGAGCGCCTCGCGGCGGCTCTCGCGCACACGCACCTGCTGGTGTTCCGCCCGCGCGAGGCATCCGGCGCCGACCTCGGCCGCCTGCACGACGCCGGCTGGTCGACGGACGGCATCGTCACGCTGTCGCAGCTCGTGTCGTTCCTCGCCTTCCAGCAGCGGGTCGTCACCGGCCTGCGGGTGCTCCAGGACGCCGGGCTCACCGCCACCGCCACAGCCACCGACACCGCCGCCGACACCGACACCGACGAGGAGGCCGCATGA
- a CDS encoding putative FMN-dependent luciferase-like monooxygenase encodes MSTTPRPTVAFFTRLLDDASPADRYRLALAQIRHAEEHGVGRAWVAQHHFRAAEGGLPSPLVFLAHAAARTSRIRLGTGIITLPLEDPVRVAEDAVVANLLADGRIDLGLGSGGTPSSFAPFGEDVRDKVPTYDRKLSLLLDALAGRDIGAGNTLYPDAGSLAARIWQATFSAPGGHRAGVHGHGLLLSRTQPRPHDRLHAPLSALQDPIIDAYLDALPAEATPRITASRTVFVADDRAEALRFAEVGLRRAAEGFRRQGQTIPGNDLDDLIAALDTHLGTPEEVAASLAADTTLHRATEVAFQVHSVDAPHAHVLRSIELFATEVAPALGYALTPPDPESTRTAENTPTVKENA; translated from the coding sequence ATGAGCACCACCCCTCGTCCCACCGTCGCGTTCTTCACGCGGCTCCTCGACGACGCGTCCCCGGCCGACCGCTACCGCCTCGCCCTGGCGCAGATCCGGCACGCCGAGGAGCACGGCGTGGGGAGGGCGTGGGTGGCGCAGCACCACTTCCGGGCGGCGGAAGGCGGGCTGCCCTCGCCGCTCGTCTTCCTCGCGCACGCGGCGGCACGCACCTCGCGGATCCGCCTCGGCACCGGGATCATCACCCTGCCCCTCGAAGACCCGGTCCGCGTGGCCGAGGACGCCGTGGTGGCCAACCTGCTCGCCGACGGGCGGATCGACCTCGGGCTCGGCAGCGGCGGTACCCCGTCATCCTTCGCGCCCTTCGGGGAGGACGTGCGCGACAAGGTGCCCACCTACGACCGCAAGCTCAGTCTCCTGCTCGACGCTCTCGCCGGCCGGGACATCGGTGCGGGGAACACGCTGTATCCGGACGCGGGGTCGCTGGCCGCGCGCATCTGGCAGGCGACGTTCTCGGCCCCCGGCGGTCATCGGGCGGGCGTCCACGGTCACGGACTGCTGCTGTCCCGCACGCAGCCCCGCCCCCACGACCGGCTGCACGCGCCGCTGTCCGCGCTGCAGGACCCCATCATCGACGCGTACCTCGACGCGCTGCCCGCCGAGGCGACCCCGCGCATCACCGCTTCCCGCACCGTGTTCGTGGCGGACGACCGCGCCGAGGCGCTCCGGTTCGCCGAGGTCGGGTTGCGGCGGGCGGCCGAGGGCTTCCGTCGGCAGGGCCAGACCATCCCCGGAAACGACCTCGACGACCTCATCGCCGCTCTCGACACGCATCTCGGCACGCCCGAGGAGGTCGCCGCCTCGCTCGCCGCCGACACCACGCTGCACCGCGCGACCGAGGTGGCATTCCAGGTGCACTCGGTCGACGCACCGCACGCCCACGTCCTGCGCTCGATCGAGCTGTTCGCGACCGAGGTCGCCCCGGCCCTCGGCTACGCGCTGACCCCGCCGGATCCCGAGAGCACCCGCACTGCCGAGAACACCCCCACCGTGAAGGAGAACGCATGA
- a CDS encoding dipeptide ABC transporter ATP-binding protein, producing the protein MTAPTPVLTATDLRVSYAAREVVRGLSFAIAEGETLALVGESGSGKSTTAHALLGLLPEGGRVEGGRVRLGDLDISGWSDRAFRGIRGSEIGLVPQDPTTSLDPVRPVGVQVAEVLRLHGHRDRRSRNARVLELLDRVGLDDPDLRARQYPHELSGGMRQRVLIAAAIALRPRLLIADEPTSALDATVQRRVLDLLDELQREDGTSILLVTHDLGVAADRAARIAVLKDGRIVEQGPSAQVLADPEDPYTRQLLADAPAFTTGFRRPDAPPFLRDAAAVAAEKPWEIVAAGLVKEFRVSGRERFRAVDDVSFRVRRGTTHALVGESGSGKSTTARLVTRFLRPDAGTVELAGEDATAVEGARLRALRRRIQLVYQNPFASLDPRQQIADIVAEPLHNFRIGTRSERRDRAVALLERVALPADAARRTPSELSGGQRQRVAIARALAVDPEILVLDEAVSALDVTVQARILELLSALQAELGLTYLFISHDLAVVRRISHTVSVMHRGRVVEDGPTEELFHDPQHENTRELLAAVPGRTEILA; encoded by the coding sequence ATGACCGCGCCAACACCCGTCCTCACCGCGACGGACCTGCGGGTCTCGTACGCCGCCCGCGAGGTCGTGCGCGGCCTCTCGTTCGCCATCGCCGAGGGGGAGACGCTCGCCTTGGTCGGCGAGTCGGGATCCGGCAAGTCCACCACGGCGCACGCCCTCCTCGGCCTGCTGCCGGAGGGCGGACGGGTCGAGGGCGGTCGCGTCCGGCTCGGCGACCTCGACATCTCCGGATGGTCGGATCGGGCGTTCCGCGGCATCCGCGGGTCGGAGATCGGGCTGGTGCCGCAGGATCCGACGACGTCGCTCGACCCGGTGCGCCCCGTCGGCGTGCAGGTCGCCGAGGTGCTGCGCCTGCACGGTCATCGCGACCGTCGTTCCCGGAACGCCCGCGTGCTCGAGCTGCTCGACCGCGTCGGGCTGGACGACCCCGATCTGCGCGCCCGACAGTATCCGCACGAGCTCTCCGGCGGCATGCGGCAGCGCGTCCTCATCGCGGCCGCGATCGCCCTCCGCCCTCGGCTGCTCATCGCGGACGAGCCCACCAGTGCCCTCGACGCCACGGTGCAGCGCCGCGTGCTGGACCTGCTGGACGAGCTGCAGCGCGAGGACGGCACGAGCATCCTGCTCGTGACGCACGACCTCGGCGTCGCCGCGGACCGGGCGGCGCGGATCGCGGTGCTGAAGGACGGCCGGATCGTGGAGCAGGGGCCGAGTGCGCAGGTGCTCGCCGATCCGGAAGACCCGTACACGCGGCAGCTGCTCGCCGACGCGCCGGCCTTCACGACCGGCTTCCGACGCCCGGACGCGCCGCCGTTCCTCCGGGATGCCGCGGCGGTTGCCGCCGAGAAGCCGTGGGAGATCGTGGCCGCGGGCCTCGTGAAGGAGTTCCGGGTCTCGGGACGCGAACGCTTCCGGGCGGTCGACGACGTCTCCTTCCGGGTGCGGCGCGGGACGACCCATGCGCTGGTCGGCGAGTCCGGATCGGGCAAGTCCACGACCGCGCGCCTGGTCACGCGCTTCCTCCGTCCGGACGCCGGGACCGTGGAGCTCGCAGGGGAGGACGCGACGGCCGTCGAGGGGGCGCGACTGCGTGCGCTGCGCCGGCGGATCCAGCTCGTGTACCAGAACCCCTTCGCCTCCCTCGACCCACGGCAGCAGATCGCCGACATCGTGGCCGAGCCGCTGCACAACTTCCGCATCGGGACCCGCTCCGAGCGTCGGGATCGGGCGGTCGCGCTGCTCGAACGCGTGGCGCTGCCGGCGGATGCGGCACGCCGCACCCCGAGCGAGCTGTCCGGCGGGCAGCGCCAGCGGGTCGCGATCGCGCGGGCGCTCGCCGTCGACCCGGAGATCCTCGTGCTCGACGAGGCGGTGTCGGCGCTCGACGTGACGGTGCAGGCGCGCATCCTCGAACTGCTCTCCGCACTCCAGGCCGAGCTCGGACTCACCTACCTCTTCATCTCGCACGACCTCGCCGTGGTGCGCCGCATCAGCCACACCGTCTCCGTCATGCACCGCGGTCGCGTGGTGGAGGACGGGCCGACCGAAGAGCTGTTCCACGACCCGCAGCACGAGAACACCCGGGAGCTGCTGGCCGCGGTCCCCGGACGAACGGAGATCCTCGCATGA
- a CDS encoding ABC transporter permease codes for MTAPVIAETTVETPGAPPAPSAPAPASASRPRRRFRAWGLYLAFAVVAVAVLWAVIPGVFAPGDPLTGVPADKLLPPSATHWFGTDALGRDLFGRVVHGAVHSLSGALIAVTVGLALGTLLGAVAGATGGVVDDVLMRIVDVLLAIPGLLLSLSVIILLGFGTVNAAIAVGLGSVAAFARLMRAEVARVRRTEYVEAAFGSGGTFVAVLRRHVLPNALTPIVALAALQFGTAILAISTLGFLGYGAPPPTPEWGLLIAEGRNYIATAWWLTALPGLVVVAVVLSANRVSHRLGRSTR; via the coding sequence ATGACCGCTCCCGTGATCGCGGAGACCACCGTCGAGACGCCCGGTGCCCCGCCCGCGCCGTCCGCCCCGGCTCCCGCCTCGGCCTCCCGTCCGCGACGACGCTTCCGCGCCTGGGGGCTGTACCTGGCGTTCGCGGTCGTCGCCGTGGCGGTGCTGTGGGCGGTGATCCCCGGAGTCTTCGCGCCGGGCGACCCGCTGACCGGCGTGCCCGCCGACAAGCTCCTGCCCCCGAGCGCCACGCACTGGTTCGGGACCGACGCGCTCGGCCGCGATCTGTTCGGCCGGGTCGTCCACGGCGCGGTGCACTCGCTGTCGGGTGCGCTGATCGCGGTGACGGTCGGCCTCGCGCTCGGCACGCTCCTCGGAGCCGTCGCCGGCGCGACCGGCGGCGTCGTGGACGACGTGCTGATGCGGATCGTCGACGTGCTGCTGGCCATCCCGGGGCTGCTGCTGTCGCTCTCCGTCATCATCCTGCTCGGCTTCGGCACCGTCAACGCGGCGATCGCCGTGGGACTCGGCAGCGTCGCAGCCTTCGCCCGGCTCATGCGCGCCGAGGTGGCGCGGGTGCGGCGCACCGAGTACGTCGAGGCGGCCTTCGGCAGCGGCGGCACCTTCGTCGCCGTGCTGCGCCGGCATGTGCTCCCGAACGCCCTCACCCCGATCGTCGCGCTCGCCGCCTTGCAGTTCGGCACGGCCATCCTCGCCATCTCCACCCTCGGCTTCCTCGGCTACGGGGCCCCGCCGCCCACCCCCGAGTGGGGGCTGCTGATCGCCGAGGGACGCAACTACATCGCGACCGCCTGGTGGCTCACGGCGCTGCCCGGCCTCGTGGTGGTCGCCGTCGTGCTCAGCGCCAACCGCGTCAGCCACCGGCTCGGAAGGAGCACCCGATGA
- a CDS encoding ABC transporter permease yields the protein MTFVLRRAGQAAIVLIAAFTATFFLLQLLPGDAILIKFSDPSLGLSPEQLDDIRATYGADVPWGEQYLHAGLGFLAGDFGYSTQYGTPVRTMLAEALPATLLLAALGLLVAVVLAVLIAALSALAPFAWLRDGLRQVPGLFVAVPVFWLGILLIQVFSFGLGWVPIVGADPVSGLFLPVLTLAVPISAPLAQVLVRSIDRVQAQPFVTVVRAKGAPPAWVLTRSVARNAAVPTLTIAGVLFGELVGGAVVTETVFGRTGIGRLTEQAVANQDIPVLQGVVLLSALGFVVISFAVDLATPLIDPRQRRAARAARSRPVRPAQEVPA from the coding sequence ATGACCTTCGTCCTCCGACGGGCCGGGCAGGCCGCGATCGTGCTGATCGCGGCCTTCACGGCCACGTTCTTCCTGTTGCAGCTGCTGCCGGGAGACGCCATCCTCATCAAGTTCTCCGACCCGAGCCTGGGGCTCTCGCCGGAGCAGCTCGACGACATCCGCGCGACCTACGGCGCCGACGTGCCGTGGGGGGAGCAGTACCTGCACGCGGGTCTCGGCTTCCTGGCGGGCGACTTCGGCTACTCGACCCAGTACGGCACCCCGGTGCGGACGATGCTGGCCGAGGCGCTGCCCGCCACGCTGCTGCTCGCGGCGCTCGGACTCCTGGTCGCTGTCGTGCTCGCGGTGCTGATCGCGGCGCTCTCCGCGCTCGCCCCCTTCGCGTGGCTGCGGGACGGCCTGCGGCAGGTGCCGGGACTGTTCGTCGCGGTGCCGGTGTTCTGGCTCGGCATCCTCCTCATCCAGGTGTTCTCGTTCGGGCTCGGCTGGGTGCCGATCGTGGGAGCCGACCCCGTCAGCGGCCTGTTCCTCCCCGTCCTCACGCTCGCCGTGCCGATCTCGGCGCCCCTCGCCCAGGTGCTGGTCCGCTCCATCGACCGGGTGCAGGCGCAGCCGTTCGTGACGGTGGTGCGGGCGAAGGGCGCGCCGCCGGCGTGGGTGCTCACGCGCTCGGTCGCGCGCAACGCCGCCGTCCCGACGCTCACCATCGCGGGGGTGCTGTTCGGAGAGCTCGTCGGAGGAGCGGTGGTCACCGAGACGGTCTTCGGCCGCACCGGCATCGGACGCCTCACGGAGCAGGCGGTCGCGAACCAGGACATCCCGGTGCTGCAGGGGGTGGTGCTGCTGTCGGCCCTGGGGTTCGTGGTGATCAGCTTCGCCGTCGACCTCGCCACGCCCCTGATCGATCCGCGGCAGCGGCGGGCGGCGCGCGCCGCCCGGTCCCGCCCCGTCCGTCCCGCCCAGGAGGTGCCCGCATGA
- a CDS encoding TIGR04028 family ABC transporter substrate-binding protein, with the protein MNRRLIRTAAVAVPLVLAGSLAACASSPAPGNTPAAAGDPVSGGTLTYLEHQAYTNLYPPQAGFYPNGGIVNNIAARLTWQNPETLEIEPWIAAEWTVNDDATEYTFDLNPDVTFSDGTPVDAAAVAKNFDTYGLGDAERGLTVSEAINNYAGSEAVDEDTVTFRFSAPSPGFLQATSTINSGLLSPETLDGTIEDFGAGNAENIIGSGPFTVTDEKLGTEYTLTARDDYAWGPDSAENDGRPYLDAVHVLVTPEDSVRIGSLLAGQADYVRYVQAFDEDRVEGAGFTLYAPQTRGVNNSIALRPENPLLSDIRVRQAIIAAVDAQEVVDTLFTENYPVATSVLSSQAAGYKDESAHYAHDPEKAEALLDEAGWVPGADGIREKDGERLSITVYEAKPQPLSKQTLELVAQQLAAVGVELTVKPGDAGSYAEDTRDPLKTGFYHSMVGRADLDVIKSQYFTKNRDVLISQDATLDELLLAVASEPDAEKRVAASQAVQDYIAEQAYVIPLFEEPQVYGAATYVHGVAFESVGRPTFSGVWLAEH; encoded by the coding sequence ATGAACCGCCGCCTCATCCGCACCGCCGCCGTCGCGGTCCCGCTCGTCCTGGCGGGCAGCCTCGCCGCCTGCGCCAGCTCGCCCGCCCCGGGGAACACCCCGGCCGCGGCGGGGGACCCCGTCTCCGGCGGCACGCTCACCTACCTCGAGCACCAGGCCTACACGAACCTGTATCCGCCGCAGGCCGGCTTCTACCCGAACGGCGGCATCGTCAACAACATCGCCGCCCGGCTCACCTGGCAGAACCCGGAGACGCTCGAGATCGAGCCCTGGATCGCCGCGGAGTGGACCGTGAACGACGACGCCACGGAGTACACCTTCGACCTCAACCCTGACGTGACGTTCTCGGACGGCACGCCCGTGGACGCCGCCGCCGTGGCGAAGAACTTCGACACCTACGGGCTGGGCGACGCCGAGCGCGGGCTCACCGTCTCCGAGGCCATCAACAACTACGCCGGCAGCGAGGCGGTCGACGAGGACACCGTGACGTTCCGCTTCAGCGCGCCGTCGCCCGGATTCCTGCAGGCGACGTCGACCATCAACTCGGGACTGCTGTCCCCCGAGACCCTGGACGGCACGATCGAGGACTTCGGCGCGGGCAACGCGGAGAACATCATCGGCTCCGGCCCCTTCACCGTCACGGACGAGAAGCTCGGTACCGAGTACACCCTCACCGCCCGCGATGACTACGCCTGGGGCCCGGACAGCGCCGAGAACGACGGCCGTCCGTACCTCGACGCCGTGCACGTGCTGGTCACCCCCGAGGACTCCGTCCGCATCGGGTCGCTGCTCGCGGGCCAGGCCGACTACGTCCGCTACGTCCAGGCGTTCGACGAGGACCGCGTCGAGGGCGCCGGATTCACGCTGTACGCCCCGCAGACCCGCGGCGTGAACAACTCGATCGCCCTCCGCCCGGAGAACCCGCTGCTGTCTGACATCCGCGTGCGCCAGGCGATCATCGCCGCGGTCGACGCGCAGGAGGTCGTCGACACCCTGTTCACCGAGAACTACCCGGTGGCCACGTCGGTGCTGTCCTCGCAGGCCGCGGGATACAAGGACGAGTCCGCGCACTACGCCCACGATCCGGAGAAGGCGGAAGCGCTGCTCGACGAGGCAGGCTGGGTGCCCGGCGCCGACGGCATCAGGGAGAAGGACGGCGAGCGGCTGTCCATCACGGTCTACGAGGCCAAGCCGCAGCCCCTGTCGAAGCAGACCCTGGAGCTCGTGGCGCAGCAGCTCGCGGCGGTCGGCGTGGAGCTCACCGTCAAGCCCGGCGATGCGGGCAGCTACGCGGAGGACACCCGTGATCCGCTGAAGACGGGGTTCTACCACTCGATGGTCGGCCGTGCGGACCTCGACGTGATCAAGAGCCAGTACTTCACGAAGAACCGCGACGTGCTCATCTCTCAGGACGCGACGCTCGACGAGCTGCTGCTCGCCGTCGCCTCCGAGCCGGACGCCGAGAAGCGGGTGGCCGCCTCGCAGGCCGTGCAGGACTACATCGCGGAGCAGGCGTACGTGATCCCGCTCTTCGAGGAGCCGCAGGTCTACGGTGCGGCCACGTACGTGCACGGCGTCGCGTTCGAGTCGGTCGGCCGCCCCACGTTCTCCGGCGTGTGGCTCGCGGAGCACTGA
- a CDS encoding NtaA/DmoA family FMN-dependent monooxygenase (This protein belongs to a clade of FMN-dependent monooxygenases, within a broader family of flavin-dependent oxidoreductases, the luciferase-like monooxygenase (LMM) family, some of whose members use coenzyme F420 rather than FMN.) yields the protein MTEPLVIGAMVRTLGAYPSGWRYPGAHRDPAGDADILRRIAREGEDAGLDYLFFGDWLATGPDLEFRDPYLLARIDPLSAVLFLAGVTSRIGLIATVNTTYADPYATARALASLDVLTDGRAGINLVTGAEPRAAGNHGREAHADTETRYDRAEEFVVALRRLWDSWDEDAWIADAERGVLIDPRGLRAADVQGAHVRVAGPLNVARPPQGRIPIVHAGTSPRSRALAATAADLALIAAPTLADAVATRRLLREIAAEAGRPAEELKVIAPVLPVVAESDAAAHRIVRRLLELVPLAEGGQRERVGFPANRTVEALADALEVAADDPLRAAAFDTPVTVAEAARLGERGAALVERLAGIAGLRVGTPDAPTWRHLVAAHAVPAAFVVGDAGTIADHFAHWRDEGAADGFNVLSAFQPGQFEAFTRLAAPELRRRGLLRTPEETGQGAGAETLRDRLRVTSRVGA from the coding sequence ATGACGGAACCCCTCGTGATCGGCGCCATGGTGCGCACCCTCGGTGCCTACCCCTCCGGGTGGCGGTACCCCGGAGCCCACCGCGACCCCGCGGGAGACGCCGACATCCTCCGCCGCATCGCGCGTGAGGGGGAGGACGCGGGCCTGGACTACCTCTTCTTCGGCGACTGGCTGGCGACCGGGCCCGACCTGGAGTTCCGTGATCCCTACCTGCTCGCCCGCATCGACCCGCTGAGCGCGGTGCTGTTCCTCGCCGGGGTGACCTCCCGGATCGGACTCATCGCGACGGTCAACACCACCTATGCCGACCCGTACGCCACGGCGCGGGCCCTGGCCTCCCTCGACGTCCTCACCGACGGCCGGGCGGGGATCAACCTCGTCACCGGCGCCGAGCCGCGGGCCGCAGGGAACCACGGCCGTGAGGCCCACGCCGACACCGAGACGCGCTACGACCGGGCGGAGGAGTTCGTCGTCGCCCTGCGCCGGCTCTGGGACTCCTGGGACGAGGACGCCTGGATCGCGGATGCCGAGCGCGGCGTGCTCATCGACCCCCGGGGGCTGCGCGCCGCGGACGTCCAGGGCGCACACGTGCGGGTCGCCGGCCCGCTCAACGTCGCCCGCCCGCCGCAGGGGCGCATCCCGATCGTGCACGCGGGGACCTCGCCGCGGTCGCGGGCGCTCGCGGCGACCGCCGCCGACCTCGCCCTCATCGCCGCCCCCACCCTCGCCGACGCCGTGGCCACGCGGCGGCTGCTGCGGGAGATCGCGGCGGAGGCGGGCCGTCCCGCGGAGGAGCTGAAGGTCATCGCCCCGGTGCTCCCCGTCGTCGCGGAGTCCGACGCCGCCGCCCACCGGATCGTCCGGCGGCTGCTGGAGCTCGTCCCGCTCGCGGAGGGCGGGCAGCGGGAACGCGTCGGGTTCCCGGCGAACCGCACGGTGGAGGCTCTGGCCGACGCGCTGGAGGTGGCCGCCGACGACCCGCTGCGGGCCGCAGCCTTCGACACTCCGGTGACGGTCGCCGAGGCCGCACGCCTGGGGGAGCGGGGCGCCGCGCTCGTCGAACGGCTCGCGGGGATCGCCGGACTCCGGGTCGGGACGCCGGACGCCCCGACCTGGCGGCATCTCGTCGCCGCGCACGCCGTCCCTGCGGCCTTCGTCGTCGGCGACGCCGGCACGATCGCCGACCACTTCGCGCACTGGCGCGACGAGGGCGCCGCCGACGGCTTCAACGTCCTCTCGGCGTTCCAGCCCGGGCAGTTCGAGGCCTTCACCCGCCTCGCAGCCCCCGAGCTCCGTCGTCGCGGTCTTCTCCGGACCCCGGAGGAGACCGGTCAGGGGGCCGGTGCGGAGACGCTGCGCGACCGCCTCCGTGTGACGTCGCGAGTCGGCGCGTGA